A genomic segment from Planctomycetia bacterium encodes:
- a CDS encoding metal-dependent hydrolase has product MAAFREHIAFSTVLGVGYAVGLKSLGFEPAQAVLAGSICSLSGMLPDLDSDSGRPVREMFSFIAAACSILIFHKLGDGNLEFRLLLAGGMYLFMRFGFSYLFKQLTVHRGMCHSIPAALIAAISAYLLFVSEGDRIALAMAGGVLIGFVSHLLLDEIYAVDFRGLKPKLNQFAGSALKLFSKNTAATVVTWGLLFLLSYRVAVVEGVLPEGLPSVADLREARNSLFEKLGISKDRGKPLSMNTTISKN; this is encoded by the coding sequence ATGGCTGCGTTTCGAGAGCATATCGCCTTTTCCACTGTTTTGGGAGTCGGTTATGCTGTTGGCTTGAAATCGCTTGGGTTTGAACCCGCGCAGGCAGTACTCGCTGGCAGCATATGCAGCCTATCAGGCATGTTGCCTGACCTCGATAGCGACAGTGGCAGACCCGTCCGGGAGATGTTCAGCTTCATCGCTGCCGCCTGCAGCATTCTGATCTTTCACAAACTGGGGGATGGGAATCTCGAATTCCGCTTGCTCCTGGCCGGCGGTATGTACTTGTTCATGCGTTTCGGATTTTCATACCTGTTCAAGCAACTGACCGTGCATCGTGGCATGTGTCACAGCATTCCTGCTGCACTGATTGCAGCCATTTCCGCTTATCTGCTCTTTGTCAGCGAAGGCGACCGCATTGCATTGGCGATGGCTGGTGGTGTTCTGATTGGATTTGTTTCCCATTTGTTGCTGGATGAAATATATGCTGTCGATTTTCGTGGGCTGAAGCCCAAATTGAACCAGTTTGCCGGCAGCGCATTAAAACTCTTCTCCAAGAACACTGCAGCTACCGTGGTAACCTGGGGATTGCTGTTTCTGCTCAGTTATCGTGTAGCAGTGGTGGAAGGAGTGTTGCCAGAAGGACTTCCAAGTGTTGCAGACCTGCGTGAAGCCCGTAATTCACTGTTTGAAAAACTGGGTATCAGCAAGGATCGTGGTAAGCCACTCAGCATGAACACCACTATTTCAAAGAACTGA
- a CDS encoding DUF1080 domain-containing protein, whose product MHSGLAFLILTCGLLSPQEGSPTPGNVAWKGLDKHWSVRQDCIYGTTQPKGIDFNTFLCSQKEFRDVELSLKVNIVNGKGNSGIQIRSKIIDQKKFVVAGPQCDMGQQYWGSLYGEQFGGMMKASDPETVKKVIKTNDFNDYYILCQGKRVVIKINGTTMLDGSFDKLPDSGIIALQIHGGGPMDVIFKDIVIKELK is encoded by the coding sequence ATGCATTCTGGTTTAGCTTTTCTGATCTTAACCTGTGGCCTGTTGTCACCTCAAGAGGGATCGCCTACTCCGGGCAACGTCGCCTGGAAGGGCCTGGACAAACACTGGTCCGTTCGCCAGGACTGTATCTACGGCACCACGCAACCCAAAGGCATCGACTTCAATACGTTTCTCTGTTCCCAAAAGGAATTCCGGGATGTTGAACTGAGCCTGAAAGTCAACATCGTTAACGGAAAAGGAAATAGTGGTATTCAGATTCGTTCGAAGATCATCGATCAGAAGAAATTTGTTGTGGCCGGTCCCCAATGCGACATGGGCCAACAATACTGGGGCAGCCTGTATGGCGAACAGTTTGGCGGCATGATGAAAGCCTCTGACCCGGAAACTGTCAAGAAAGTTATCAAGACCAATGATTTCAACGACTACTACATTTTGTGCCAGGGCAAACGAGTGGTCATCAAGATCAACGGAACGACCATGCTCGATGGCAGCTTTGACAAGCTTCCCGATTCTGGCATCATCGCACTGCAGATTCATGGCGGCGGACCGATGGACGTCATTTTCAAAGACATCGTCATCAAGGAATTGAAGTAA
- a CDS encoding BBP7 family outer membrane beta-barrel protein translates to MKRSYIKWCSFAIVGFGALPIVAQDWKPVSTHTARYEEAATSSMSLLGRPITGRSKVDQAIERTGFAGDNSMALPIPQAPAGKSYGVETLPPPRVSASGYPIATAPANAVLPPNMKLMPAAQTPPMGAGTVIYPGSMPYPSGDFAQGQPQPGGPPVVVNGPIDGQIFQGAPIYDGGAFPGMQYSGGMSDRYFLQSIHGSPGLWYGSLDFVLFSVTPDKAPALVITGPQNTTSILDGTVVYGGSDLPTDTMLGGRVSMGVWFNRRQSWGMFGSFFTTQDQAMHYQAGSADGSTFYARPFFNTSTVNFNGTPRVPAEDLEQVSQLGTALRPALGGFVNIDRTSKLRGADLNFRFNLCNNFPPCRRTHWNIDGYAGVKYLGFDETLNITENINVLNDFVIDPNTTLLQGTQFFVQDRFSTQNAFIGGNIGLISEARMGRFFIEMRTGIALGGTQQTVTIGGNTQVTTPNGQTTGLLTGGLLAQESNIGTNTRSQFSYVPELGLKLGLQVTDHLRVFAGYEMMYWSNVVRPGQQIDRSVNASQLPQFPGPTSGEVRPLFNYQTSNLWISGFSAGVSWIF, encoded by the coding sequence ATGAAACGGTCGTACATCAAGTGGTGCAGCTTTGCGATTGTGGGATTTGGAGCATTACCCATCGTCGCCCAGGACTGGAAGCCTGTCAGCACCCATACCGCCCGTTATGAAGAGGCAGCTACCTCTTCGATGTCCCTGCTGGGCAGGCCCATCACGGGTCGATCCAAAGTGGATCAGGCCATCGAACGCACCGGCTTTGCTGGTGACAACAGCATGGCATTGCCCATTCCTCAGGCGCCAGCAGGGAAATCATATGGCGTTGAAACTCTGCCGCCACCGCGTGTTTCTGCTTCGGGATACCCGATTGCAACAGCACCCGCCAATGCGGTTTTACCTCCAAACATGAAACTGATGCCTGCTGCCCAGACACCTCCGATGGGTGCAGGAACTGTCATTTATCCAGGCAGCATGCCCTATCCTTCAGGAGATTTCGCCCAGGGTCAGCCGCAACCAGGTGGCCCGCCAGTGGTGGTCAATGGACCAATCGATGGGCAGATCTTTCAAGGTGCACCGATTTATGACGGCGGTGCGTTCCCCGGCATGCAATACAGCGGGGGCATGTCTGATCGATACTTCCTGCAGTCAATTCATGGCAGCCCAGGCCTCTGGTATGGCAGTCTCGATTTTGTCCTCTTTTCGGTTACTCCAGACAAGGCTCCTGCTCTGGTGATTACCGGCCCACAGAATACCACCAGCATTCTGGATGGAACCGTCGTCTATGGCGGAAGCGATCTGCCCACCGATACCATGCTCGGTGGTAGAGTCAGCATGGGTGTCTGGTTTAATCGACGCCAGTCTTGGGGTATGTTCGGCAGCTTCTTTACCACACAAGACCAGGCCATGCATTACCAGGCTGGCTCTGCAGATGGCAGTACCTTCTATGCTCGACCCTTCTTCAATACGAGCACCGTCAATTTTAATGGCACACCGCGTGTACCTGCGGAAGATTTGGAACAGGTTTCGCAGTTAGGAACAGCTTTACGGCCTGCTCTTGGTGGTTTCGTGAACATCGATCGCACGAGCAAGCTTCGCGGCGCGGATTTGAACTTCAGGTTCAATCTGTGCAATAACTTTCCACCTTGCCGAAGAACCCATTGGAACATCGATGGTTATGCAGGCGTGAAATATCTGGGCTTTGATGAAACGCTGAACATCACGGAGAACATCAACGTATTGAATGACTTTGTGATAGATCCCAATACTACACTGCTTCAGGGTACACAATTCTTCGTGCAGGATCGCTTCAGCACACAGAATGCATTTATTGGCGGCAATATCGGCTTGATCAGCGAAGCACGCATGGGACGATTCTTCATCGAAATGCGTACCGGCATTGCATTGGGTGGCACCCAGCAAACGGTAACGATTGGTGGCAATACGCAAGTCACTACGCCTAACGGCCAGACAACCGGGTTGCTGACAGGAGGCTTGCTCGCACAGGAATCGAACATTGGCACCAATACCCGATCACAGTTCAGCTATGTTCCCGAACTGGGGTTAAAACTTGGATTGCAAGTGACCGATCATCTTCGTGTCTTCGCTGGTTATGAAATGATGTACTGGTCGAACGTGGTACGCCCCGGACAACAGATTGATCGCAGCGTCAACGCCAGCCAGTTGCCGCAATTCCCTGGACCAACCAGCGGTGAAGTCCGACCACTGTTCAACTACCAGACGAGCAATCTCTGGATCAGCGGTTTCTCTGCGGGCGTATCCTGGATTTTCTAA
- a CDS encoding LptF/LptG family permease has product MLLIHRYILWELLRIFIMALAGLSSIVVMAGIVQETSQQGLGPEHIMLLVPLLLPSTLPYTVPATMLFTVAVVYGRLSADNEITAIKAAGIPIRVALWPAVLLSLLISAGVFALHYEYIPHTHHRLRGMAFNESEDFLYAKLRRDLCFNEPGFQYSIYVREVHGKRLIGPIFKQRNEKGEYVMIASAEEAEIKVDLDTKTIIVTLILPDVIREGNSGQFEREVIKIPFPKKVNRNPRPRERSIPEILERQVDAVVEEEKQKEELEKYSPGSTEYLVQRQKYYDIRREVGELRVELAERPSLALGCFFFVLIGCPVAIWFQKSDFLSSFVTCFLPIVLVYYPLNLLMKNLGKDGNNVYLAMWLGNAVLGVAGLMLLWRLGRR; this is encoded by the coding sequence GTGCTCCTTATCCATCGGTACATACTCTGGGAATTGCTCCGCATCTTCATCATGGCCCTGGCTGGCCTTTCCTCCATCGTGGTGATGGCAGGCATTGTGCAGGAAACCTCGCAGCAGGGTCTGGGTCCGGAACATATCATGTTGCTGGTGCCGCTGCTTCTGCCCAGTACCTTGCCCTATACCGTTCCTGCCACCATGCTATTTACCGTGGCAGTGGTGTATGGCAGGTTGTCGGCTGATAACGAAATTACAGCCATCAAGGCTGCTGGCATTCCCATTCGTGTTGCTTTATGGCCTGCGGTGCTGCTCAGTCTGCTGATATCAGCGGGCGTGTTTGCGCTGCATTACGAGTATATTCCCCACACGCATCATCGCTTGAGGGGCATGGCATTCAACGAATCAGAAGATTTTCTCTACGCCAAGCTGCGGCGTGATCTCTGTTTTAACGAACCTGGGTTTCAATACTCCATCTATGTTCGGGAAGTGCACGGCAAACGACTCATTGGCCCTATCTTCAAACAACGCAATGAAAAGGGTGAGTACGTCATGATAGCTTCCGCTGAGGAAGCGGAAATCAAAGTCGATCTGGATACCAAGACGATCATCGTCACGCTGATCCTGCCCGACGTCATTCGCGAGGGAAATTCAGGCCAGTTTGAACGGGAAGTCATCAAGATTCCGTTCCCTAAGAAGGTCAATCGCAATCCCCGGCCACGAGAGCGGTCTATTCCGGAAATCCTTGAACGCCAGGTCGATGCAGTTGTCGAAGAGGAGAAGCAAAAGGAAGAACTGGAGAAGTATTCGCCGGGAAGTACGGAATATCTGGTTCAACGGCAGAAGTACTATGACATTCGTCGTGAGGTTGGCGAACTGCGGGTGGAACTGGCGGAACGACCATCGCTGGCACTCGGTTGTTTCTTTTTTGTTCTGATCGGCTGCCCGGTAGCAATCTGGTTTCAAAAGAGTGATTTTCTGAGTTCCTTCGTCACCTGTTTTCTGCCTATTGTGCTGGTCTACTATCCACTCAATCTGCTGATGAAAAACCTGGGTAAGGATGGAAACAATGTGTACCTGGCCATGTGGCTGGGCAATGCCGTTCTGGGAGTTGCCGGACTGATGCTCTTATGGCGACTCGGACGCCGATAA
- a CDS encoding class I SAM-dependent methyltransferase: MNERLRHEQHFHDEQAQERRQGWEANPALLRFPAEDYLDHEPWVRPALARLGNLQYKRVVDFGCGHGMASTSLARMGAHVIAFDLSSGYVHEAVCRAKSNQVAIEGVVADGAHLPFRDGSMDAIWGVAILHHLELTHAAKEIKRVLAPGGQAVFCEPWGGNQLLELARRYLPYAGKERTADERPLTADDLRQIQTVFPSAELQFVQLSGMIRRAWKNCPLLPMLDRLDGAILRHWLTLRPWCRYVVVHLIK; encoded by the coding sequence ATGAACGAACGCCTGCGTCACGAACAACACTTTCATGATGAGCAGGCCCAGGAACGCCGCCAGGGCTGGGAAGCAAACCCAGCCTTGTTGCGTTTTCCTGCCGAAGATTATCTTGACCATGAACCGTGGGTACGCCCGGCACTCGCCAGACTTGGCAACCTGCAATATAAGCGAGTTGTGGACTTTGGCTGCGGGCACGGCATGGCGTCAACCAGCCTGGCACGCATGGGTGCCCATGTAATCGCTTTCGATCTTTCTTCAGGCTACGTGCACGAAGCAGTGTGCAGAGCGAAAAGCAACCAAGTCGCAATTGAGGGTGTAGTGGCTGATGGCGCTCATTTACCTTTTCGAGATGGCAGTATGGACGCCATCTGGGGTGTCGCCATACTGCATCATCTGGAACTGACCCATGCAGCTAAGGAAATCAAACGAGTGCTGGCACCTGGCGGACAGGCCGTTTTCTGTGAGCCTTGGGGAGGCAACCAACTCCTAGAACTGGCCCGGCGTTACCTGCCCTACGCCGGTAAGGAACGGACTGCCGATGAAAGACCGTTGACTGCGGACGATCTACGCCAGATTCAAACAGTATTTCCCAGTGCTGAATTACAGTTCGTGCAGTTGTCGGGCATGATCCGCCGAGCATGGAAAAACTGTCCGTTGCTTCCCATGCTCGATCGATTGGACGGTGCCATTTTACGCCACTGGCTAACACTCCGGCCCTGGTGCCGGTATGTTGTAGTGCATTTAATCAAGTAG
- a CDS encoding redoxin domain-containing protein, whose product MQERYKNSEVVIIGIHTPETETEYKIDKLKKKLEDAGLTHPVAVDNNQANWNRYGNRIWPSVYLIDKKGNGRFRWDGELKWQGAKGDTIMHDKIKLLLKER is encoded by the coding sequence GTGCAGGAACGTTATAAGAATAGCGAAGTGGTCATCATCGGTATTCATACACCTGAAACCGAGACTGAGTACAAAATTGACAAGCTGAAAAAGAAACTGGAAGATGCCGGCCTGACTCATCCTGTTGCAGTGGATAATAACCAGGCGAACTGGAACCGGTACGGCAACCGCATCTGGCCCAGTGTTTATCTCATTGACAAGAAAGGCAATGGTCGTTTCCGGTGGGATGGTGAACTGAAGTGGCAGGGCGCCAAGGGCGATACCATCATGCATGACAAGATCAAGTTGCTGTTGAAGGAACGGTAG
- a CDS encoding LptF/LptG family permease: MVTLLDRYLLRQFLFAYLATFASLVMMYIVIDVFTKFEEFTAPDPVKVLMKEQRANQASTTGVVHKKGKSSVEQTPMEKVSTFFRNVGVYYAYRVPVFFQRVNGIIILLAGAFTLGWMERQNELMPILAAGVPLRRLLIPLAAITSFFLVLQWLDTELVIPHCADNLLRQAEDPLGKRPLLVSGTFDNRHIHIEAKVAYPNRQMIQFARVTFPSDITGKTLHIQSKEMFYHAGTRPEDHGWFMNGSTPDVLPIAHPAIRQLKPGQFFLHTELSYKRLVRRPNWYLFQSTADLFEALETEEGLPQRSAVIGLMHQRLVAPFYDLLLFLLGLPIIVGRSEWNIFVRVAWCLMIYGLLQGFGMATSALIKTDAIDPALAAWLPLLVLGPIVPPVLSTMRT, encoded by the coding sequence ATGGTGACCCTGCTGGATCGATACCTGTTAAGGCAGTTTCTGTTTGCCTACCTGGCAACCTTTGCCAGCCTGGTGATGATGTACATCGTGATCGATGTCTTTACCAAGTTCGAAGAATTTACCGCGCCCGATCCTGTTAAAGTCCTGATGAAAGAACAACGAGCCAATCAGGCATCTACCACGGGGGTTGTCCACAAGAAAGGCAAATCGTCTGTAGAACAAACGCCAATGGAAAAGGTTTCTACCTTTTTCAGAAACGTAGGCGTGTACTATGCTTACCGCGTTCCAGTGTTCTTTCAGCGCGTCAACGGGATCATCATTCTCCTGGCTGGTGCATTTACATTAGGCTGGATGGAGCGGCAGAACGAACTGATGCCCATCCTGGCAGCAGGCGTTCCGCTTCGACGCTTGCTGATACCACTCGCTGCTATCACCAGTTTTTTTCTCGTACTGCAATGGCTGGATACTGAACTGGTCATACCTCACTGCGCGGATAATCTGCTCAGGCAGGCAGAAGACCCGCTGGGCAAGCGTCCATTACTGGTCTCCGGTACATTCGACAATCGACATATCCATATTGAGGCGAAGGTTGCTTATCCCAATCGACAGATGATTCAGTTTGCCCGTGTGACATTTCCCTCAGATATCACAGGTAAAACTCTGCACATCCAGTCGAAGGAGATGTTCTACCATGCAGGTACCCGGCCTGAGGATCATGGCTGGTTCATGAATGGCTCTACTCCCGATGTTCTGCCCATCGCACACCCGGCCATCAGGCAATTAAAACCCGGGCAATTCTTCCTGCATACAGAACTGAGCTACAAGAGACTTGTCAGAAGGCCGAATTGGTATCTGTTTCAATCCACCGCAGATTTGTTTGAAGCACTGGAGACCGAAGAAGGTCTACCCCAGCGTTCTGCGGTCATCGGACTGATGCATCAGCGGCTGGTTGCACCGTTTTATGATCTGCTGTTGTTCCTGTTAGGCCTGCCCATCATCGTGGGACGATCAGAATGGAACATCTTTGTGCGTGTTGCCTGGTGCCTGATGATTTATGGCTTGCTGCAGGGTTTCGGCATGGCGACTTCAGCGCTCATCAAGACTGATGCCATCGACCCGGCACTGGCAGCCTGGCTGCCGTTACTGGTTCTCGGACCGATTGTTCCACCCGTCTTGTCAACCATGCGCACGTAG
- a CDS encoding choice-of-anchor E domain-containing protein gives MTRPPRRSYALELECLEDRRLLAGNIISGFVFEDLNGNGIRDTNEPSVANSIIELKNASGKVAGTTTTDQYGYYQFSTDSSLGSAIQSQSQTLNFFNTSMNSIRAQALQQFNPSLGTLQSVEIKLNGQIVSSIKAENKSSSPVTLTGSVAGTMLLNGPGFNLNLQISPSAVTAHSLAAFDGSINYAGGSGITLGNQSASGIQTQTLTGNAVNAFIGNESVNLSFLAQSNIQVTGGSNLASNISSLGNAEITVTYRYLTASPLKAGKYTMTQKSQPAGLLDGRESQANTVVANSQKTDSISVVLGTSNSSNNNFGEYRPVAISGKVYHDSNNNGQIDATEQFFANVQVKLTGTNDLGKKLTLLTTTDAQGNYQFGNLRPGNYSLAQMSQPAGYVSGKVTPGSLGGTAGTKKDISSIMISGSQQGTSYNFGLNAKSATGIPSSTPVQPSNGSTSGGGSTGIGKGVLLGSTPIRPPSSGGSTPGAIGKGLLLGSTPVVQPPSSVTPTPPSSAGGSLGKGLLLGSTPIRPPSSGGSSSAAIGKGLLLGSSFK, from the coding sequence ATGACTCGACCCCCAAGGCGTTCATACGCTTTAGAATTGGAATGTCTGGAGGATCGTCGCTTACTGGCTGGGAATATCATCAGTGGATTTGTTTTCGAAGATCTCAATGGCAACGGCATACGGGATACAAACGAACCCTCAGTAGCCAACAGCATTATCGAACTGAAAAACGCATCCGGTAAGGTAGCTGGCACCACAACAACCGATCAGTACGGCTATTATCAATTCAGTACAGACAGTTCACTCGGCTCCGCGATTCAGTCGCAATCGCAGACGTTGAATTTCTTCAATACTTCGATGAATTCCATTCGGGCCCAGGCCCTGCAGCAGTTCAATCCTTCGCTGGGAACACTACAATCGGTTGAAATCAAGCTGAATGGCCAGATCGTCAGCTCCATCAAAGCAGAGAACAAGAGCAGTTCTCCTGTTACTCTCACAGGCTCCGTGGCAGGCACCATGCTGCTCAATGGACCAGGATTCAACCTCAATCTGCAGATCAGCCCCAGCGCTGTTACTGCACATTCACTTGCAGCCTTTGATGGATCCATTAACTACGCTGGTGGATCGGGAATTACGCTTGGCAATCAGTCCGCGTCAGGCATTCAAACCCAGACATTGACAGGCAATGCGGTAAATGCCTTCATTGGCAACGAGTCTGTCAACCTCTCCTTCCTGGCTCAATCCAATATACAAGTGACTGGTGGCAGCAATCTTGCCAGCAACATCTCCAGCCTGGGTAATGCCGAAATCACTGTTACTTATCGCTATCTGACAGCCAGCCCGCTGAAGGCAGGTAAATATACCATGACGCAGAAATCACAACCTGCCGGCCTACTCGATGGACGCGAATCTCAGGCGAACACCGTTGTGGCTAATTCGCAAAAGACCGATTCCATCAGTGTGGTGTTAGGCACTTCCAACAGTTCCAACAACAACTTCGGCGAATACCGCCCTGTTGCCATCAGTGGCAAAGTCTACCACGATAGCAACAACAACGGGCAAATTGACGCGACCGAACAGTTCTTTGCCAATGTCCAGGTCAAACTGACTGGCACCAATGATCTGGGCAAGAAGCTGACTTTGCTGACTACCACTGATGCCCAGGGCAATTACCAGTTTGGCAACCTGCGGCCCGGCAATTATTCACTAGCCCAGATGTCACAGCCTGCTGGCTACGTTTCAGGTAAAGTGACTCCAGGCAGCCTGGGTGGAACCGCTGGCACCAAGAAAGATATCAGTTCAATCATGATTTCGGGCAGCCAGCAAGGAACCAGCTATAACTTCGGACTGAACGCCAAATCAGCAACAGGTATTCCCTCTTCCACACCCGTGCAGCCCAGCAATGGATCAACATCGGGTGGCGGTTCAACAGGCATCGGCAAAGGTGTCTTACTGGGAAGCACGCCTATTCGACCACCTAGCAGTGGTGGCAGCACACCTGGAGCCATTGGCAAAGGACTTCTGCTGGGAAGCACACCTGTTGTACAGCCACCATCCAGCGTAACGCCAACGCCTCCGAGTTCCGCTGGTGGATCTCTGGGTAAAGGGTTGTTGCTGGGTAGCACACCCATCAGACCACCGAGCAGTGGAGGGAGCAGCTCTGCTGCGATTGGAAAAGGGCTTTTGCTGGGTAGCAGTTTCAAATAA
- a CDS encoding right-handed parallel beta-helix repeat-containing protein, which produces MRFILLALLLLAGCSNNNPVNVSGNSCNDVVLQFHPSDKAQEDILAALIKAKTGITLELAAGTYSFNTSLSLTVPGVTIRGAGMDQTILSFKEQDQGKEGILVTGNDFKMEGLTIEDTKGDALKINGATNVTLTKVRARWTGGPAETNGAYGLYPVQCSHVIIDGCEAECASDAGIYVGQSKQVIVKNCKATRNVAGIEIENCTEVDVFDNYSTNNTGGLLVFDLPDLPAKNGKQVRVFRNTVIANNHRNFAPKGNIVATVPPGTGMMVLASDQVELFQNQVKQNNTTGLSIISYHLVQKPIQDKDYDPYPEGIYVHDNVFEENGNSPGGEMGLLLTGLLGKPLPDILYDGNTDPKKQVDGKLPEEKRLKISNQDKARFVNLNYTGGDILKFALGKPKIERNIASVAGTLPALPAVELK; this is translated from the coding sequence ATGCGCTTCATACTTCTGGCACTGTTACTCCTGGCGGGTTGCTCGAATAACAACCCGGTGAATGTTTCAGGGAATTCCTGTAATGACGTAGTGCTGCAATTCCATCCTTCGGATAAGGCACAGGAAGACATTCTTGCTGCGCTGATCAAGGCCAAAACGGGGATAACCCTTGAGTTGGCTGCAGGGACGTATTCCTTCAATACCAGTCTTTCGCTAACCGTTCCCGGTGTGACTATCCGCGGAGCAGGCATGGATCAGACCATTCTTTCATTTAAGGAACAGGATCAGGGCAAGGAAGGAATCTTGGTGACCGGGAATGATTTCAAAATGGAAGGACTGACCATTGAAGACACCAAGGGTGATGCTTTGAAAATCAACGGCGCCACCAATGTTACGCTGACCAAAGTGCGTGCTCGCTGGACGGGTGGTCCTGCAGAAACCAATGGAGCGTACGGCCTGTATCCGGTACAGTGCAGCCATGTAATTATTGATGGCTGCGAAGCTGAGTGCGCATCCGATGCTGGTATCTATGTCGGTCAATCAAAGCAGGTTATCGTGAAGAATTGCAAGGCAACCCGCAATGTGGCAGGCATCGAGATCGAAAATTGCACCGAAGTGGATGTCTTTGACAATTACTCGACCAACAACACCGGCGGGTTGCTGGTGTTTGATCTGCCTGACTTGCCCGCCAAGAATGGTAAGCAGGTGCGGGTGTTCAGGAACACGGTGATTGCCAACAATCATCGCAACTTTGCACCCAAGGGCAACATTGTAGCCACAGTACCTCCGGGAACGGGCATGATGGTGCTGGCCAGCGACCAGGTGGAACTCTTTCAGAATCAGGTCAAGCAGAACAATACCACTGGTTTGTCGATCATCAGCTACCACCTGGTGCAGAAGCCGATTCAGGATAAGGATTATGACCCATATCCTGAAGGTATTTACGTTCACGACAATGTATTTGAAGAGAATGGCAACTCACCCGGTGGCGAAATGGGATTACTGCTCACTGGCCTCTTAGGCAAGCCATTGCCTGACATTCTGTACGATGGCAATACTGATCCCAAAAAGCAAGTCGATGGCAAGCTGCCTGAAGAGAAACGCTTGAAGATCTCGAATCAAGACAAAGCACGCTTTGTTAACTTGAATTACACCGGCGGCGATATTCTGAAGTTCGCATTAGGTAAGCCCAAAATCGAACGTAACATCGCTTCCGTTGCCGGGACATTGCCAGCACTGCCTGCGGTGGAGTTGAAGTAA
- a CDS encoding aminoglycoside phosphotransferase family protein: MKTHQYNTEIPHEVCRQFPCLERSKSVTLQPASFSGARVWKVETAQQILAVKQWPMGHPVHMQLTEIHAMMNQARVEGLNCVPAVLPTYTGSTTVESQHQYWDVCTWIPGEPCLNPSEEQLKQIVRVISQLHTIWRRMGHRVMTQCRAVQIQHEKLLAWQHGFFKAIPDLPVYAHAAETIQRYRASGLNALGPWLSRKVGQHPCLADCRIEHFLFKDQLITGIVDYGGMRYDHPAQDLARLFGSMESVHPAIRSSALAEYGSTSSEFDQLRTLLETWGLLVAIGNWLTWLMKAKRAVSFIQEGERRLQFLLNRFCSLRNQPVF; this comes from the coding sequence ATGAAGACTCACCAGTACAATACGGAAATTCCGCATGAAGTGTGCAGGCAATTCCCATGTTTGGAACGCTCTAAATCGGTAACTCTGCAGCCGGCAAGTTTTTCCGGCGCCAGGGTCTGGAAAGTAGAAACAGCGCAACAGATATTGGCGGTCAAGCAATGGCCGATGGGGCATCCCGTCCACATGCAGTTGACTGAAATACATGCGATGATGAATCAAGCCAGAGTGGAGGGACTCAACTGTGTGCCTGCAGTATTGCCCACTTATACTGGATCGACAACGGTGGAATCGCAACACCAATATTGGGATGTCTGTACCTGGATACCAGGTGAACCCTGCCTGAATCCTTCGGAAGAACAACTGAAGCAGATCGTCCGTGTCATCTCCCAACTGCATACCATTTGGCGGCGGATGGGTCATCGAGTTATGACGCAGTGTCGCGCTGTGCAAATTCAGCATGAAAAGCTCTTAGCCTGGCAGCATGGCTTTTTCAAGGCAATCCCGGATCTACCTGTGTACGCTCATGCTGCAGAAACCATTCAGCGATATCGAGCATCGGGGCTGAATGCGCTTGGTCCCTGGTTGTCTCGCAAGGTCGGTCAACACCCTTGTCTGGCCGATTGCCGTATCGAACACTTCCTGTTCAAAGACCAGTTGATAACTGGTATCGTGGACTACGGTGGAATGCGTTATGATCACCCTGCTCAGGATTTGGCAAGGCTGTTTGGATCGATGGAATCGGTTCACCCTGCAATCAGGTCCAGTGCCCTGGCAGAGTATGGATCAACATCTTCAGAGTTCGATCAGTTACGCACGCTGCTTGAAACGTGGGGATTGCTGGTTGCCATCGGAAATTGGCTTACCTGGCTGATGAAAGCGAAACGTGCTGTTTCCTTCATTCAGGAGGGTGAAAGGCGATTGCAGTTCCTGCTTAATCGGTTCTGCAGTCTGAGAAATCAACCTGTTTTCTGA